A segment of the Crassostrea angulata isolate pt1a10 chromosome 10, ASM2561291v2, whole genome shotgun sequence genome:
GAAGTGCGAAGCACTTGATTATCAAAGATAAACAGGAAAGAAATGATCTCTAATCATTGTTAAATATGGGTAAAGGATAAAATATATTGTCCTTCTGTCTGTTTAAAAACAGGTGGACGATGCTTCGTTTgtagaaatatatttatattttctaagtTTATGTGGCATTATCGATTTATAAATAACTCAAATGACATATATTTATCAGCCTCATTAACATTTTCTTGGATATGTATGAATTCTGTTAACTTCGTGTGCcaaaattgattgatttttacAATGAAGCTCGTATTTCGACAAATGAAACAcgtacatatattatttttgttctttttttccccaaattgtAAATCTAAATCCATTTTCATTGATATAATGATTTCAAATATAGAGGTAACATGTTACGTAAACACCCAGTGTAGAGTTCTCATACGTAAGAATTAGTTCCAAATGACACTCGGCCCTTCCTCTACCGTTCGATGTGGTTAGACCCACTTCCGGTCATTGTATCCTCTGTATTGTTGTTATGTGTCATATTCACTTTGTAATTTTTCTGAATTGTTAATAccttttttcatatgaaaacatatataaatgtttgttatttgcAATACTATATagtcaaaacaaaataatagcaaCCGAAATCCACGGTGCTTCACGTGTGTTCTATGTGACACGTGCGTTCTGTTCTTTGTAACACAGATTCCGTTCCGTATGATGCGTGTTTTTGTATGACATGTTCTGTTCTGTACGACACGTGCGTTCTGTTTTGTGTAGCACGTGTTCTGTAAGAAATCCATCTGTGATACCTCGTCAAGGAACAACTGGTGATAAAAGAGAGTGTTTGTGTCTTACTTGGGAATGGATGGTCACACTgttaaaaatgtgttattttgatgcaaattcatatatattttttctatgtattaatcatatatatattattataccgGTATTATTcttatatgaaataaatctaaaaatccATCATTGGCTAATGTTCAGTCTTTTTAAAGAAGATTCACCTGCAAGGACATAAGCTTGAGTTTGACTCTTCCTTTTTACCCATGTCAATTGATAtcagtagttttttttatttatttatatacaacaATTATCCTGATACATCGAGGTCAGTACATAAAATAGTATGTTGATATGTGATCTGTCTACATCATCTCATGTCGTACTTACACATAGTGTCGACCACAGACAATTGgcgatttatattttttttctgtaataaaaccattttaacaagagcttggactttgggtagttgtgtcaatcggcaatgtgacgtaggcctgtctatttcattgctggccactcagtaatggctctttgaaatcaacaagatttgtctggcttttgagcaaaagctacgcaatcggtgtatatttcgcgtgaaacattttatttcgcttgaaaccagcgtcattttaacttgttttgacgcaagaaatcgatatttacatcctactgaaagtccaaggccttggttctaattaaatatatatcctCTACCTAACAagatttttattacttaaaaaatatattacctCAGGTGCCCATGGTGTCGACGTCAGAAATATTGTTGGTAGTTTCCAACAGAAACATATCGGAGCAGCTAATGACAAATGATATACTACTATTGGATAACTTAAATTTgaagatgggggaacaagatagGGCAAATTCCCATTTGGTTTTGtcgtaaaaacaatttaaaattaatttttttccaaccaaatatactatatgatgttatattacaagtttacaaaagcacgatttctaactatattcatttttgaatattttaacaaacgataagaaaaaaaataaaatctaaagttttggtggtatcgaacccacaacctaaaaccCTAGCTCTATAAAgttacctaatgtctggtgctcttaccactgagccatttcagtcacaacaaacttcattgttaaatgctaaatgcaacttcaaccacgaatttgcggacttgtagtatttctctaaaacgttcaattgttgggatacaaaatgacatttttaaagtatagtgggtcatctctccatgtttttgttgattgaaatcggtttgatttcctttaaacctCATATAGACTAtcacaaaaatatggagctcagacccactctataaaagaaaaggcattgaagttctaaaaatgacactatttggaggttttgacacgcatacgccagtttaaatcaacctactctaaatatttaacatttttaaaggttataaatcgatgttatggtaaatatacattgttttttaataatttagaaagaaattatgagatttgttcatattttaattttatagtatcttatcTATCCTCATATGGGCAGTTTACACGCCTTGTTCACCCATCTTCTTATGGCTTGGTTATTCGACCGCAAAAGTGTATTGACCAaactttataatataacatatatcttaattcatttatattaaatataaaactggatttatgaaatatttaaatccTAACATTTTTTGcgattataatttaatttactcGCTTGATCAGGTCTCTGGAacgtacatgtactggtatttcGTATCCGTGTCAAACTTATTCGCCCGCCGTCATGCAtgaatttgttgttttcttgttGACCCGGATATACTTTTAACAAACAGATCAGGCTTATCTCAGAGTATGGAGCAATGGACTCACCAACTGCAAAGCCCTGTACTAAAGATGAGTTCAAGCCGAAAAACCTTTTCCTAGATTATGATCGACCGCGTGATTTTATCACCTTTCAGGTAAGCGACTCGTATTCATCTTCATTGTAAAGTATTATTGCTACTGtattgttcaccgattgttttaaGATGTTCGGTTGTCATCACCCGGTGTATGTATACAGCTGTGTGTATTTTCATTCTGACACATCAAATTAGTCATAATACATACATTGttgataaaattgaaatatgtcaaaaaagaaaaatacaccTCAAGCAAACATGTACatttctgggggggggggggggtgcaagtTTCATTTAGCTTTTTGGACCACAATGTTTTTAACTTGTACATATATTTCTGAGATCGTTTTTTGTTggataaatgataaaatctaATGAAGCTAGTTCTAAACAAAGTATGTAATGCAAATTATTGTAAGTCAGGACCGTTCTGTCCGTTCTAACTATCATAGTGAAAAACAACTTTGTTTTTAAGTCATTTTGTAATAGGTTAATCTGTTTGAATGTCAGTGTAGCCGTTGGCCAATCTACAagtaatatgtacatgtgtaagtACTACTTGACCAGTTACAATTACGGATATAGATAGTCTACGTACATAAGAAATATTCACTAACATCTTGttacttacattttttttaccgtACTGTAAACATAAATTGTCTACATGTACAAAGCTTTTCTAAAgagctgacaaataaagtgttCATGCAACAGTGAATTATTTgtgttaaattatttaaacttgACGGTTCATTAGAGGCTAATTGTTGTTAtataacaaaagttgctcaTTAAGGGCCTCGACACCCCATGACTTACTTTTCATAACATTACAACACTACATGGCCACAATTTCAACCTATAGTGAAACTGTTGCTAAACTTGGATGCCTATCTCTGTAGCGCAATGGATATAGCTTCGGTCTACCCACATGTCCCGAGTTCGAAAACAATTGAaacgttttgttttaataaaattacatgtaatatcgaTAAACAATTAAAGTTGATGCCATCCTCAAAATTGAACcattttctgtcatttttaaaTCGGATGCTGAATGTTAAAATACACTTGGAACATTTTTGTTATGTAATCCCTTGTTCTTTTTATATCTTCAATACTAGATAAAATActtcttatataaaaaaaacattcctgAATAATTTGATATGCAAGAAACAATAGACAAAGACCTGAGGGTATAAGTAAGCTTTGTTTAACAGCAAGActacacatacatgtaggttGATGAACCTAGTATTCTCCGTCAATTTCAGCACTGTGGAAGTGCCCCAGCCTACCTGATATGGCGCCTGTTTTGGGCCGTGTACCACGTGGTCTGGATCATACTTACTGGGGTGTACAGCTGGCAGTGGGCGGGGGATGACCCGGAACAACAGGTCAAGTGGTTCATCTTCCTGACCGACTGGTGCTACTTCGTCCTGACCGTCTCTACCCTCGTGGATGCGGCTTGTGTAGTTTACATCTACTTCTGCAGGGTGGACATTAAAAATGGTGGTTACAACTTGCTGTTTTCCTTAAagaattatcaaaattaatgaatgtccgacatatttttcttatttgaacAGTCAAAAATTAAGTGAATTGATTATTTCCTTTGATTATACATAACCTTCCCCTTTAGCGACGGATGAGCAAAGAGTTTTTCATAGGGAACCTCGCCttgaacttgttttttttttctttcacaaggTATCTCCGACGAAATGACTTGGTACTTGAAAGCCAACTGGGTCATCTTCAACATCGCTAACTCTTCTGCTGTTGTTGTCACCCTCACGTTCTGGGGGCTGGTATATAATGGTAAGGGGTCGtgcaaaagaaaaacattaacacgaaatacatgtacacgtattttACAATTcagataactttttttttgtaaaattatttctatttataatttattttgttccactaatttaactaaatttacatgttaacaaTTGTCTGGCCATCATCGAGAACCAAAATCCTAAGCCAAACTTCCAAGAATGGATCGTGGTAAGAAGACCaaagaaactaaaaaaaaatttcaattttatttttttccgcATTTTGTCTTCCAGGTGGTTCAGTGACTGTCATAGACATATTTACGCATGGTGTCAACGCTATTTACGTCATTGTCAACGCTAGCGTAACATCCGTTCCTGTCCGATTCTACCATTTTCTCCACGGAATTTTATTCGGAGTAACCTATGTCGTATTTACTGCGGTATATTACGCAGCCGGGGGAACTAATCATCAGAACAAACCTTATATTTACCCAGTGTTAGACTGGACCGTTCCAGGTACCACATTAGCATACTGTCTAGCCGTGCTGCTTGTTGCATTGCCTCTTGGCCATTTTCTGTTTTTCGGGATATATGCTCTTCGACGGTGTTCATGCAGACAACAGACGACATCTAATCCTGTCTAATCTCGTGATATAGTCTTGTACATTTCGTGCAAATCAGGGATTCCATGCAATACCAGTgtatattattattcttttttatacgtgcattttattttatatgtcgTTTGTATAGACATTTATAACAAAATCAATCGAAATTGAAGTCATATCCAATtgcattgtatacatgtaataaatcatAGGCAAGTATTGGTTTTGCTAGATGTTGATCATCATAGCAGGACCCGGTGAGGTCCATGATATaaagattaatattttcattatcaactttaataatgaaatttatcatTAGCATATATATTTAAGGGGATCATTTCcgatgaaaaataatataacagtGTATATTACGATTACGACAATTATAGGTATCACGCGGAATAAGAAAGTACTTGAATGCAAAACACATTTCGAAAAAGGTGTTAAAACTATTATCATATGATCATAAATTACTTCACTAAAAACTCTTTTGTATGAtagatattcaaaattttaaaagtctgACCCTTTagaattctattttttttaaaataatttattgtttttgttccatACATACTAATGTTGACATtaataaattcagtttttataaattttatacacatgcatactcACTCACACTCaagtatatttacatacatttttcaatattcgTGGTAAATGGTTACtttgtttccaaaaaaaaaaaaaaaaaaccccaaaaaacaccaaaaaaaccccccaaaacaaaacaaaacaaaacaaaaaataaaacaacaaaaaacaaaattaataataatacgaataataataatcatattATCATAAACTAATCTAAAATCTTTTTCCATGTAAgccacatttttttaaaattgcgcAGATTTTGGATAGCAgcatatttttctatatatttttttcttaattgactgagtaatccaagaaaatttggcattttattttgcattaaggatataaaaatatattgtttaacataTAAGATTATGAAGTTTATAACCCTGTTATTGTTTGACAATGGTAGCTCACAAAGAATAAAATTCGAAACATTAAAACCAACTCTTTCAGTGGTCTTTCTGTATATATGAAGACTTAAATCACTCCAGAGTGTTTGTACTTTATCACAAGaaatgtaaacatgtattattgtttcaacattttccatacaaaaaccacaacaatcagaagttttaatgtcaattttcttaaGGGATTTTCCAACAGGAACAATTCTATGCAAAATTCGAAATTGTAACCACTGGGCAGAAGAATCACTAGtggttttataacaaattttaaaaacatcttgcACTGATATTGTGTCTACTCCATATGGCATAAGCTCTGCCTCCCACTTGCTGGTTGAGGTtggatttttgaacatttttcagaaGATATGAgaggttaaaaaaataaataaaggtaCATATGGATTAGGAAGTCTTTTGAAAGGGAACCTATCCATTAACaatgatttcaaatattttgaaatagctGTAACGATGCTATTGTATTGCATTGTATTGCATCACACAACTTTCAGTTAGATTGTATGTGTTTTTAAGGACTCCAAAGTTTAAAAGATTACaatcattacaaaaaaaatcttgcacAACCTATATTCCATTTTCATACCAGGATTTAATAAAAACTGGTTTGTTATCCACTTTTATATTAGAGTTATACCACACTGGAATGTaatcaaatttgttttaaaacgcGGAGAGTaagtaaaaaatttcataaaacaggTCCGAGCAATcaaaacatctttccaaaaggcgttattttcttttaacaaacaacTATCTCCAAAATCATACAACTTCTGTAAAATATCATCTCCATTGAGAGCATAGAATATATCCACCCATGGTTAATGTGAACGAGTTAACATGTTTGACTCTTTAGAATTCTTagtgttttgaatttttcattaactatatattattttttaaatattttaaagattgcaATCGTAATATAcaaagtaatattcatttcaacGGAAACGATTCCCCTAAATAGCTTACAGATACAGCTGGTAAGACGTGAGGGCATCTTGAGTTGCCGTGTACAATTGTCAGAAGTTGGAATATGAATGTCTTTACTACCTGTTTctctaaaagaaataaattcgGGGTTATAAACTTTCTTTTGGAGTAAGATCACCCACGTGATTTATCGTAGTTCAGGTAAGCGACTCGTATTCATACCAACCGAACAGGGAAGTGGTCATCTGCTTCACAAAGTCTTTATggtgtattgttttttttcggCATGTTCTATTGTCATCATCTGGTGctgaaaattattgtttatatatatatatatatatatatatatatatatatatatatatatatatatatatatatatatatatatatatataataaaaaacttttaaaacactgtttcaaaatatttcgaccgtgttaccggtcTTCATCAGTCGGTGTTTATTGTCTATAGGTGAGAATCTATAGAAAGCACAGTGATAGCCGTAATTAGTCGTCGACCCTGtagcaatgcatttttatactgaCGAACACACAGTTGAGGATTATTCTGTAATAGGTAtcgaaaaattgtacaaagatgaaacttacagaaaattcagagaaaatttgtggaagaaaaaattaaatacttatataccttttggtataaacaaaaggGAACATTATTGTCTTTAGACTACATTATTACTGGTTTGTATAgacatttcctttattttatgtcccgttatctatacatttttcatttattacttGTTTATGTACTAATTACGGCTATCACTGTGCTTTCTATAGATTCTCacctttatttcatatgttcttggcgcaatattgttgtatgacgtcacttgccagactgtattcatattgtgacgtcatagtatatgttctacgttgtgttgctatagacaataaacaccgactgatgaagaccggtaacacggtcgaaatattttgaaacagtgttttaaaagttttttattattcattgaaaaagagactttggatatatatatatatatatatatatatatatatatatatatatatatatatatatatatatatatatatatatatatatatatatatatatatatatatatatatatatatatatatatatatatatatactcacaGTTCTAGTTACAACTCGAATTCAttattttctaatgttcaaaATGTTACATTTAACGACATCCAGTGTAACTGATAAGCCAAGGTTTGACTTGtaaatttcaaatgtaaattcCAAAGTAAATAACAACTACAGGCTTATTTGCAAAGCCTTTCAACGCGTCCTTTCTTCTAaccaatgaagaaaaaaaataccaaataaaaagaaacaagaaaGAAAAGAGATTtgataacaatacatgtatttaaaaagccagcaaagaaatgaaattgataTGTCAAAATTGCATGCTTGAGAAATTGCGAACAGGTCACTTATATACGGGTAATTTCTATGTTGTATGAAAGCTCGCTTAGAGAGAATCAGGGACCGAAAAAGTGACGACCAAAACGAAAAATTAATATAGAGTTGAGAACATACAGTGTATGCATGCATGCAtcgcaggcacgtagcatggTTTTGGAAAGTGGGAGGGAGGGGgaagcctcatccaaaaaatcttgacaagcaaaattaaaaaaatgaaattttccaaaatcataaaaatcctaatccagGGGGTTTGGGGGATGGAGATTTGCGTAGCGTTCCCTTAGCTTCAATTCCACTGTGTTGATTTCCATATTTCACTTCAATTTAATACatgcttccaaaaaagtggAAGGGGGGTATGTAATtcgattttatatattatgtatatttaaaaaaaatatttgctgcgagaaaaagtggctgggcctgccccccccccccttccccttgctacgtgcctgcatatgAAAAAGACTTTAGTAGTATGCTAGTAtcagaaatacaaaaatacCATTTTGCGTACGACATAGTCCCAAACCATAATTGGAAACCAATTTATTGAAAAACCACAGTGGGCGCTTTGATTTTTAATGGAGGTTTCCGGCGAAGAATGTACTTGTAGTTGGTttaatctaaaataaaatatattacaagcTTACATTTTAACGCATATGAAAAAGACTTTAGTAGATGTTGCAATTTTGGGAAATAAATACGactaaaaacaatattgtaatCCATTTAAACAGAGTTCCTGCCGCATTCGAACTCAAGAGTCCTGTTTAAGTAGTCTGGCGTTTCATCCGTTGAACtacaaaaacatttcaaatcaatgttgtgacgtactgtcCAAAAAGATGTAGAGGAACCCTTAGTTTAATTTCATATTCCAAGCGAGTCATGCAGGAGTTGTCGT
Coding sequences within it:
- the LOC128166560 gene encoding protein rolling stone-like, coding for MDSPTAKPCTKDEFKPKNLFLDYDRPRDFITFQHCGSAPAYLIWRLFWAVYHVVWIILTGVYSWQWAGDDPEQQVKWFIFLTDWCYFVLTVSTLVDAACVVYIYFCRVDIKNGISDEMTWYLKANWVIFNIANSSAVVVTLTFWGLVYNGGSVTVIDIFTHGVNAIYVIVNASVTSVPVRFYHFLHGILFGVTYVVFTAVYYAAGGTNHQNKPYIYPVLDWTVPGTTLAYCLAVLLVALPLGHFLFFGIYALRRCSCRQQTTSNPV